The following are encoded together in the Aerococcus mictus genome:
- the nox gene encoding H2O-forming NADH oxidase yields the protein MKFVIVGTNHAGIAAANTILDNYGEGNELVMLDRNSNLSYLGCGTALWVGRQIDGYEGLFYTKPEDFEAKGAKISLETNVEKVDFDKKVVYAKTKDGQEIEESYDKLILAEGSAPIAPNLPGKDLDGIHFLKLFQEGQAVDQELSKEGVDTVAVIGAGYIGVEIAEAARRRGKNVLLFDAEDTCLASYYDKEFSQLMDENLKENGIETHYGEFAQEYLGENGRVTGLKTDKGQYEVDAVINCIGFRPNSNLGEDHLERFGNGAYLVNRGFQTSDPDVYAVGDCATNYSNALQDTTYIALASNAVRAGIVGAHNAAGTAIDGAGVQGSNGIEIFDLKLVSTGLSVKAAKKADIPVKYVDYEDLQLPGFMPEEKNEKVKIRIVYTEEGNRIVGAQLASHYDMHQLIHMFSLAIQEQLTMDKLQLLDIFFLPHYNQPYNYVTMAALSADK from the coding sequence ATGAAATTTGTAATTGTTGGTACAAACCATGCTGGGATTGCAGCGGCAAATACTATCTTAGATAATTATGGAGAAGGCAATGAATTAGTCATGCTTGACCGCAACTCAAACTTAAGTTATTTAGGCTGCGGGACTGCCTTATGGGTAGGTCGTCAAATCGATGGCTATGAAGGACTTTTCTATACTAAACCAGAAGATTTTGAAGCCAAAGGGGCTAAAATTTCTTTGGAAACTAATGTGGAAAAGGTTGATTTTGATAAGAAGGTCGTTTATGCCAAAACAAAAGACGGGCAAGAAATTGAAGAATCTTATGATAAGTTAATTCTTGCTGAAGGCTCTGCACCAATTGCTCCTAACTTACCAGGTAAAGACTTAGATGGGATCCACTTCTTAAAACTCTTCCAAGAAGGCCAAGCGGTTGACCAAGAACTCAGCAAGGAAGGTGTAGATACCGTAGCCGTTATTGGTGCCGGTTATATTGGGGTAGAAATTGCTGAAGCAGCAAGACGTCGTGGTAAGAATGTTTTATTATTCGATGCTGAAGATACTTGTTTGGCTTCCTACTATGACAAAGAGTTCTCCCAATTAATGGATGAAAACCTTAAAGAAAACGGGATTGAGACCCATTACGGTGAATTCGCCCAAGAGTATTTAGGTGAAAATGGACGGGTCACTGGACTAAAAACCGATAAAGGCCAATATGAAGTGGATGCTGTGATTAACTGTATCGGCTTTAGACCTAATTCAAACCTTGGGGAAGACCACTTGGAACGTTTCGGCAATGGCGCATATTTAGTTAACCGTGGTTTCCAAACCTCTGACCCTGATGTTTATGCTGTGGGTGACTGTGCCACCAACTATTCCAACGCTTTGCAAGATACTACCTATATTGCCTTAGCAAGTAATGCAGTTCGTGCCGGGATCGTTGGTGCCCACAATGCAGCAGGGACTGCCATTGATGGCGCTGGTGTTCAAGGCTCAAATGGGATTGAAATCTTTGACTTGAAATTAGTTTCCACCGGTTTAAGTGTTAAGGCTGCGAAAAAAGCCGATATTCCAGTGAAATATGTTGACTATGAAGACTTACAATTACCAGGCTTTATGCCAGAAGAAAAGAATGAAAAGGTAAAAATTCGGATTGTTTATACTGAAGAAGGTAACCGGATCGTAGGTGCCCAATTAGCTTCTCATTACGATATGCACCAATTAATCCACATGTTCTCCTTAGCCATTCAAGAACAATTAACCATGGATAAATTACAACTCCTAGATATCTTCTTCTTGCCTCACTATAACCAACCTTATAACTATGTTACTATGGCGGCTTTAAGCGCTGATAAATAG
- a CDS encoding septation ring formation regulator EzrA — protein sequence MGFIIALIIIIVIILIGYGLLYYLGRKQSKTNLELDEKKQEIMAIPVADKLYTIRNKNVSGNTRRLFEAEQAKWQTIKQYKLPEIEAALVQAQADADKFSLIKSRKTAEETEKLIYDTLQDVQNINQSLEELLASESKNEAYFQEVNDRYAKIRKQLLAHGYAYGDSQETLEKHLSYIELDFTKYNTLMSDADYLAAHDVLDQTKEDIEALEAMMEEIPKLLDKIDNEYEEQLEDLKSGYSQMLDMDFQFPSGVRVDEEIQQVEKGIEQCYAALAECDLSETSSLMSATEAQIDRSYELMEVELRAKEYIEKNQGNLEQRINQVRQSNRYGSLEIDRVSQNYLLHDNELGKLQDYADQIDRIHEEVDTVNQRLGAHVIAYTDMQSVYKDKYEQLNEIDKAQSHIVGSLANLRQKERDARDMLYTFDLDMRNMKRRVNQYHLPGLPDAYLDRYFATEDKVEELERKMNRIKLDMDEIDQLVNEVSEAIERLDLETENMIDQALLTEQTVQYANRYRANHPELNQAIEKSSYYFNQTFDYKKAHQTISQAVDQLESGASNKVENQYRQEKEERLY from the coding sequence GTGGGATTTATAATTGCTCTAATCATCATCATTGTGATTATTTTGATTGGCTATGGCCTACTCTACTACTTAGGTCGCAAGCAAAGCAAAACCAACCTAGAACTTGATGAGAAGAAACAGGAGATCATGGCCATTCCTGTTGCAGATAAACTCTACACTATCCGTAATAAAAATGTGAGTGGAAATACACGCCGGCTATTTGAGGCTGAACAAGCCAAGTGGCAAACCATTAAACAGTATAAGTTGCCTGAAATTGAAGCGGCACTGGTGCAGGCCCAGGCAGATGCTGATAAATTTTCGCTGATTAAGTCTAGAAAAACGGCCGAAGAAACCGAAAAGTTGATTTATGATACTTTGCAAGATGTTCAGAATATCAATCAATCCTTAGAAGAACTCTTAGCTAGCGAGTCAAAAAATGAAGCTTATTTTCAAGAGGTTAATGACCGCTATGCCAAAATAAGAAAACAACTCCTTGCCCATGGTTATGCCTATGGGGATTCACAAGAAACTTTGGAAAAACATCTTTCTTATATTGAATTGGACTTTACCAAATACAATACCTTAATGAGCGATGCCGACTACCTAGCAGCTCATGATGTTTTAGACCAAACTAAGGAAGATATCGAAGCCTTAGAAGCGATGATGGAAGAAATTCCTAAGTTATTGGATAAGATTGATAATGAATATGAAGAACAACTTGAAGACCTTAAATCTGGCTATTCGCAAATGCTAGATATGGACTTCCAGTTCCCTTCTGGTGTACGGGTTGATGAAGAAATTCAACAGGTAGAAAAGGGCATCGAGCAATGCTATGCAGCCTTAGCTGAATGCGATTTAAGTGAAACATCTTCCTTAATGAGCGCAACTGAAGCTCAAATTGACCGCAGCTATGAATTAATGGAAGTTGAATTACGGGCTAAGGAATATATTGAGAAAAACCAAGGTAACCTTGAACAAAGAATTAACCAAGTCCGCCAAAGTAATCGCTATGGCTCACTAGAAATTGACCGGGTGTCCCAAAATTATCTGCTCCATGATAATGAACTGGGCAAGTTACAGGACTACGCCGATCAAATTGACCGCATCCACGAAGAAGTAGATACCGTTAACCAACGTCTAGGAGCCCACGTCATTGCCTATACCGACATGCAGAGCGTTTATAAAGACAAATATGAACAACTTAATGAAATTGATAAGGCCCAATCCCATATTGTGGGCTCCTTAGCCAATCTCCGGCAAAAAGAACGCGATGCCCGTGACATGCTCTATACTTTCGACTTAGATATGCGTAATATGAAACGCCGGGTTAATCAGTATCATTTACCGGGACTGCCTGATGCTTATCTAGATCGTTATTTTGCTACTGAAGATAAAGTTGAAGAACTCGAGCGCAAAATGAATCGGATCAAACTGGATATGGATGAAATTGACCAGCTCGTCAATGAAGTTTCCGAGGCAATTGAGCGTCTTGATTTAGAAACGGAAAATATGATTGACCAAGCCTTATTGACCGAACAAACCGTTCAATATGCTAACCGCTACCGGGCCAACCATCCTGAACTGAATCAAGCCATCGAAAAATCTTCTTATTACTTTAATCAAACTTTCGATTATAAAAAAGCCCATCAGACCATTAGTCAAGCTGTTGACCAATTAGAGTCAGGGGCTTCTAATAAAGTCGAGAACCAATATCGTCAAGAGAAAGAAGAGCGTTTGTATTAA
- the rpsD gene encoding 30S ribosomal protein S4: MSRYTGTSWKKSRRYGISLSGTGKELARRPYAPGQHGPNQRRKSLSEYGLQLQEKQKLRFIYGLTEKQFHNLYNRAEKIKEGTVGTNFMTLLEQRLDNMVYRLGLASTRRQARQLVSHGHITVDGKRVDIPSYIVEVGQVIGVREKSKNLQVIKDSVEGLYGHVPYVEFDADKLEGSLSRLPERDEMNQEIDESLVVEYYNQV; this comes from the coding sequence ATGTCACGTTATACTGGAACAAGCTGGAAGAAATCACGTCGTTATGGGATTTCATTATCCGGAACTGGTAAAGAATTAGCTCGTCGCCCTTACGCTCCTGGTCAACATGGACCTAACCAACGTCGTAAGAGCTTATCTGAATACGGTCTTCAATTACAAGAAAAACAAAAATTACGTTTTATCTATGGTTTAACTGAAAAGCAATTCCATAATCTATACAACCGTGCTGAAAAGATCAAAGAAGGTACTGTGGGTACCAACTTCATGACCCTTTTAGAACAACGTTTAGATAACATGGTTTACCGTTTAGGTTTAGCTTCTACCCGTCGCCAAGCACGTCAATTAGTTTCCCATGGACATATCACTGTTGATGGCAAACGTGTTGATATCCCTTCTTACATTGTTGAAGTAGGACAAGTTATCGGCGTTCGTGAAAAATCTAAGAACTTACAAGTGATTAAAGATTCTGTTGAAGGTTTATACGGTCACGTTCCTTATGTTGAATTTGATGCTGATAAACTAGAAGGCTCATTATCACGCTTACCAGAACGCGATGAAATGAACCAAGAAATCGACGAATCACTCGTTGTTGAATACTACAACCAAGTTTAA
- a CDS encoding DivIVA domain-containing protein, whose amino-acid sequence MQAKQVREKTFNSKMRGYDKKEVDAYLKELSMVMDNLETNNQYLQQELYDVNNQLDEYREREASVNRSIVVAQQAADRVRADSLNEADLIIQKAESEAQKLLQTAADKANTIVKEKSRLREMSRYYIFQMQGLINNAKEVLDDPQWEELFADQEEEKVETPVLDEVLAGENFQVRNQEADQLYQEALDEAKHKQAQKEFFDQASGDQPAQMPEEAQKLFDEEAEKLDSDN is encoded by the coding sequence ATGCAAGCTAAACAAGTGAGAGAAAAAACATTTAATAGCAAAATGCGGGGTTATGATAAAAAAGAGGTCGACGCTTATCTTAAAGAGCTTTCCATGGTCATGGATAATCTGGAGACCAATAACCAATATTTGCAACAGGAATTATACGATGTCAATAACCAACTCGATGAATATCGTGAACGAGAAGCCTCAGTGAATCGGTCTATAGTCGTTGCCCAACAAGCCGCTGACCGGGTGCGCGCGGATAGCTTGAATGAGGCTGATCTTATTATTCAAAAAGCCGAATCGGAAGCCCAAAAACTCCTACAAACGGCAGCGGATAAAGCCAATACCATTGTTAAAGAGAAATCACGGCTCAGGGAAATGTCGCGCTATTACATCTTCCAAATGCAAGGCTTGATTAATAATGCAAAAGAAGTTTTAGATGATCCGCAATGGGAGGAACTCTTTGCAGATCAAGAAGAAGAAAAAGTTGAGACACCGGTATTGGACGAAGTCCTAGCTGGGGAGAACTTCCAGGTACGCAACCAGGAAGCTGACCAACTCTACCAAGAAGCTTTGGATGAGGCTAAGCATAAACAAGCGCAAAAAGAATTTTTTGACCAAGCTTCTGGAGACCAACCTGCCCAAATGCCTGAGGAGGCACAAAAACTATTTGATGAAGAAGCTGAGAAGCTGGATAGCGATAATTAG
- a CDS encoding 5'-methylthioadenosine/adenosylhomocysteine nucleosidase, which produces MKIAIIAALSREVNYYIETIDHLEEKTIADMTYWLGSYQGKDLVIAQSGVGKVNAALATTVVALEDPDVIINTGSAGAIDPSLKIGDIVLAEYAIYNDVDATAFDNVLGQVDGMPVNYPTDPQWRSAFYQYYSEHASQANIKVGPIVSGDSFIASQDKVAWIQEHFPGAMCTEMEGTAIGQVAYRFKIPFVIIRAISDTANHDANITFEEFIEKVGRQSAQATLDFIAKLQ; this is translated from the coding sequence ATGAAAATTGCTATTATCGCGGCCCTGAGTCGGGAAGTGAATTATTATATTGAAACTATTGACCATTTAGAAGAAAAGACTATCGCTGATATGACCTATTGGCTAGGCAGCTATCAAGGCAAGGACTTAGTGATTGCCCAGTCCGGGGTCGGCAAGGTCAATGCGGCCTTGGCGACGACTGTCGTTGCTCTGGAAGATCCGGATGTGATTATTAATACCGGTTCAGCTGGAGCTATTGATCCTAGTTTAAAGATTGGTGACATTGTTTTGGCGGAATATGCCATCTATAACGATGTCGATGCAACTGCGTTTGATAATGTCTTAGGCCAAGTGGATGGGATGCCGGTGAACTACCCAACCGACCCTCAATGGCGTTCAGCTTTTTATCAGTATTACTCTGAACATGCTAGCCAAGCTAACATTAAAGTTGGCCCGATTGTTTCTGGAGATTCCTTTATCGCTAGCCAAGACAAGGTGGCTTGGATTCAAGAGCACTTCCCCGGAGCCATGTGTACCGAGATGGAAGGCACGGCGATAGGGCAAGTGGCTTATCGTTTTAAGATTCCTTTCGTCATTATCCGGGCCATCTCAGATACCGCTAACCATGATGCTAATATAACTTTTGAAGAGTTTATTGAAAAAGTGGGGCGTCAAAGCGCCCAAGCTACCCTGGACTTTATAGCAAAACTTCAATAA
- a CDS encoding NUDIX hydrolase, whose translation MEFGEKTLTKETIYQGSLIEVEKHVVELQNKEKANREIIHHAPAVAILALNNDKLLLVKQYRKAIEKAILEIPAGLVDPGEDLLTAAKRELEEETAFQAKNWQALDKFYVSPGYLDEYLQIYQASSLAKVAHPKAQDADEHIEVFQLSFEEVQAAIEKGDICDMKTIYAVKQWEIIKLRGETK comes from the coding sequence ATGGAATTCGGTGAAAAAACACTCACTAAAGAAACCATTTACCAAGGAAGTTTGATTGAAGTTGAAAAGCACGTGGTGGAGTTACAAAATAAAGAAAAAGCCAATCGCGAAATCATCCACCATGCCCCGGCAGTGGCAATTTTAGCCCTTAACAATGATAAATTATTACTGGTCAAGCAATACCGTAAAGCCATCGAAAAGGCTATTTTAGAAATTCCAGCTGGCTTAGTCGATCCCGGAGAAGACCTGTTAACTGCTGCCAAGCGTGAACTCGAAGAGGAGACCGCCTTTCAAGCTAAAAACTGGCAAGCCCTGGATAAATTTTATGTCTCACCGGGCTATTTAGATGAATATCTTCAAATTTATCAAGCCTCCAGCTTGGCTAAGGTCGCTCATCCTAAAGCCCAAGACGCGGATGAACATATTGAAGTTTTTCAATTGAGTTTCGAAGAAGTACAAGCGGCGATTGAAAAAGGAGATATCTGTGACATGAAGACCATTTATGCCGTCAAACAATGGGAGATTATCAAATTACGAGGTGAAACGAAGTAA
- a CDS encoding cysteine desulfurase family protein, producing the protein MIYFDNSATTKIDPAALKSLVMTMENYYGNPSSLHDLGNQAKALLNKARQQIAELCGCQAEEIFFTSGGTESNNWALKGTAYEKAGRGKHIITSSVEHPSVSHTLKELEQEGFEVTYLPVDKEGRVNPKDLQTALRPDTILVSIMAVNNEIGTIQPIKEIAEILTDFPTIHFHVDGVQSLGRFKNPLIHSRVDLYSFSSHKFNGPRGVGILYKKKNRTLKNLVEGGGQEANLRSGTENLPGIVATAKAFRLSLERAQEENQRQEAIQALIRAYLKQYPDTIRIFSPESGASPHVLCFALKAVRGEVMVHALEEKGIYVSTTSACSSRQTGHSSSTLLAMGVDGSWAHSAIRLSFGFENTEEEAQRFIDTFEELRQKFTVIQ; encoded by the coding sequence ATCATTTATTTTGATAATAGTGCAACAACTAAAATTGATCCTGCCGCTTTAAAGTCCCTGGTGATGACCATGGAGAATTATTACGGCAACCCCTCCAGCTTGCATGACTTAGGTAACCAAGCCAAAGCCTTGCTCAATAAGGCCCGCCAGCAAATCGCAGAACTCTGTGGCTGTCAGGCAGAGGAAATCTTTTTTACCAGTGGGGGAACGGAATCCAATAACTGGGCGCTTAAAGGCACAGCCTACGAAAAAGCTGGCCGGGGTAAACATATCATTACTTCTAGTGTTGAACACCCCTCAGTCAGTCATACTTTAAAAGAGCTGGAACAAGAAGGTTTTGAAGTGACTTACTTACCTGTTGATAAGGAAGGGCGGGTAAACCCCAAGGATCTTCAGACCGCATTACGACCGGATACGATTCTGGTGTCAATCATGGCTGTAAATAATGAAATTGGGACCATCCAACCGATCAAGGAGATAGCTGAAATTTTAACCGATTTCCCCACCATCCACTTCCATGTTGATGGCGTCCAAAGCTTAGGCCGTTTTAAGAATCCCCTCATTCATTCTCGGGTAGATTTGTATTCCTTCTCATCGCATAAATTCAATGGGCCTCGGGGAGTGGGAATTCTCTACAAAAAGAAAAACCGGACTTTAAAGAATTTAGTAGAAGGTGGCGGCCAAGAAGCGAATCTACGGAGTGGTACCGAAAACTTGCCCGGAATTGTGGCAACAGCCAAGGCTTTCCGCTTAAGTTTAGAGCGGGCTCAGGAAGAAAATCAGCGCCAAGAAGCCATCCAAGCTTTAATCAGAGCTTACCTCAAACAATACCCTGATACCATCCGCATTTTCTCTCCTGAATCAGGCGCTTCTCCCCATGTACTCTGCTTTGCCTTAAAGGCGGTTCGTGGAGAAGTGATGGTCCACGCTTTGGAAGAAAAGGGCATCTATGTGTCCACCACCAGTGCCTGTTCTAGCCGCCAAACCGGTCATTCTTCATCAACCTTACTAGCCATGGGAGTCGATGGGTCTTGGGCTCATTCGGCTATTCGTCTAAGCTTTGGCTTTGAAAATACAGAAGAAGAAGCTCAACGCTTTATTGACACTTTTGAAGAATTACGTCAAAAATTTACTGTTATCCAATAG
- a CDS encoding GlsB/YeaQ/YmgE family stress response membrane protein: MGWIWSLIVGGVLGAIAGAIIGRDVPGGVIGNVIAGILGSWLGGKLMSGFGPEIGGFYIIPTLLGAIIILLIYYWLAKKLG, translated from the coding sequence ATGGGTTGGATTTGGTCCCTCATTGTTGGTGGTGTACTTGGTGCAATCGCTGGTGCCATCATTGGTAGAGACGTTCCCGGTGGAGTGATTGGAAATGTAATCGCAGGTATTCTCGGTTCCTGGCTAGGTGGAAAATTAATGTCTGGCTTCGGTCCAGAAATCGGTGGTTTTTACATTATCCCTACTCTACTCGGTGCCATTATTATTTTGCTCATCTATTACTGGCTGGCTAAAAAGCTAGGCTAA
- a CDS encoding cold-shock protein, which translates to MYQGILKSYDEKRGYGFIQVLHPYFEKDVFIHRTALQAADYEKVLVNDLLAFEIAWGQRGPQAVNVQ; encoded by the coding sequence ATGTACCAAGGAATTTTAAAGTCATACGATGAAAAACGTGGCTATGGTTTTATCCAAGTCCTTCATCCTTATTTTGAAAAAGATGTTTTTATCCACCGGACTGCCTTACAGGCAGCTGACTATGAAAAAGTGCTGGTCAATGATCTTCTAGCTTTTGAAATTGCTTGGGGACAAAGAGGCCCTCAAGCGGTGAACGTTCAATAA
- the ileS gene encoding isoleucine--tRNA ligase: MKMKDTLNLGKTKFPMRGNLPKKEPERQKEWEENQVYERRLRQNKDNQPFVLHDGPPYANGNIHIGHALNKITKDIIIRSKSMQGYYSPYVPGWDTHGLPIEQAVTNSGVDRKSLSTAEFRQICQDYASQQIDSQRQDFKRLGGQGDWEDPYITYTKKFEAQEIRVFGEMAKKGLIYRGNKPVYWSPSSESTLAEAEIEYKDVETPSIYAAFKAKDTKGKLPEDTEFIIWTTTPWTLPASEAIAVHPQIEYSLVAVNGHHYVVASELLESLAEKFQWTDYQVEDRVLGQDLELMKANHPFYDRELLLILGDHVTTESGTGLVHTAPGHGEDDYYVGVKYGLDVLSPVDDQGCFTEEAEGLEGIFYEEGNDLVIDKMTKNGTLLKVEYFVHSYPHDWRTKKPVIFRALPQWFCSVDKIREKTLDVINNEVTWWHPSGQHRIYNMIRDRGDWVISRQRVWGVPLPIFYAEDGTPIISEETINHVAKLFEEHGSNIWFEKEAKDLLPEGYQNEHSPNGEFTKENDIMDVWFDSGSSWAGILQTRNDLSYPADMYLEGSDQYRGWFNSSLLTSVAVNDHAPYKEVVSQGFVNDGEGRKMSKSLGNTVSPNDVCDQRGADILRLWVASVDSRYDVRISDDILGQVAESYRKIRNTLRFTLGNLFDFDAEENYVAYDDLDSIDQYILVLLNELVDHVIDYYNHYDFNSIYQEIINFLTQVMSSFYLDYSKDVTYILLADDPKRRNMQTVMYEVLKKITILLTPIIPHTTEEIWSYMGEAEDYVQLADFPEVEDYSNAEALKAKWEKFFDFRDDVNHSLESARNEKVIGKSLEAKVIVYAKEDSRQFLESIGDDLKTYLIVSQLEIKDYQEADNQASDYEDYAIAIVPAEGKVCDRCRGVYPSVGSVEGAESLCQRCADIVLNYFPEALVKEED; this comes from the coding sequence ATGAAAATGAAAGATACTTTAAACTTAGGAAAAACTAAGTTCCCTATGCGGGGAAATTTACCCAAAAAAGAACCAGAACGTCAGAAAGAATGGGAAGAAAATCAGGTTTATGAAAGACGTTTGAGACAAAATAAGGACAATCAACCCTTTGTTCTCCATGATGGCCCTCCCTATGCTAATGGGAATATTCATATTGGTCATGCTTTAAATAAGATTACCAAGGACATCATTATCCGTTCTAAAAGCATGCAGGGCTACTACAGCCCCTATGTGCCGGGCTGGGATACCCATGGCCTACCGATTGAACAAGCAGTGACTAATTCAGGGGTAGACCGTAAGTCATTGTCGACCGCTGAATTTCGTCAGATCTGTCAAGATTACGCGAGCCAACAAATCGATAGCCAACGTCAAGATTTCAAACGACTAGGGGGACAAGGTGATTGGGAAGATCCGTATATTACCTATACTAAAAAGTTTGAAGCTCAAGAAATTCGAGTTTTTGGTGAAATGGCTAAGAAGGGCTTAATTTATCGGGGAAATAAACCGGTCTATTGGTCACCTTCAAGTGAATCGACCTTAGCTGAGGCGGAAATTGAATATAAGGACGTGGAAACCCCAAGTATCTATGCTGCCTTCAAGGCCAAGGATACTAAGGGTAAGTTACCAGAGGATACTGAATTTATTATCTGGACCACCACACCATGGACCCTGCCTGCTAGTGAAGCTATTGCAGTTCATCCACAAATCGAATACAGTTTAGTGGCGGTCAATGGTCATCACTATGTCGTTGCTAGCGAACTGCTAGAAAGTTTAGCAGAAAAATTCCAATGGACCGATTATCAAGTTGAAGATAGAGTCTTAGGCCAAGACCTGGAATTGATGAAGGCCAACCACCCATTCTATGACCGCGAATTACTACTCATCCTGGGAGACCATGTGACCACTGAATCAGGTACTGGTTTAGTTCATACGGCGCCTGGACATGGGGAAGATGACTACTATGTCGGGGTTAAATATGGCTTAGATGTCTTATCCCCTGTGGATGACCAAGGCTGCTTTACTGAAGAAGCTGAAGGCTTAGAAGGGATCTTCTACGAAGAAGGGAATGACTTAGTCATTGATAAAATGACTAAAAATGGCACCTTATTAAAGGTAGAATACTTTGTCCATAGTTATCCCCATGACTGGCGGACCAAGAAACCAGTTATTTTTAGAGCCCTCCCTCAATGGTTCTGTTCAGTAGACAAAATTCGTGAAAAGACCCTAGATGTTATCAATAATGAAGTGACTTGGTGGCATCCTTCTGGTCAACACCGGATCTATAACATGATTCGCGACCGGGGTGACTGGGTCATCTCTAGACAAAGAGTCTGGGGCGTTCCGCTACCTATTTTCTATGCAGAAGACGGCACACCAATCATTAGCGAAGAAACCATCAACCATGTGGCTAAGCTCTTCGAAGAACATGGGTCAAATATTTGGTTTGAAAAAGAAGCCAAAGACTTACTCCCTGAAGGCTACCAAAATGAACACTCACCAAATGGAGAATTCACCAAGGAAAATGACATTATGGACGTTTGGTTTGACTCAGGTTCATCTTGGGCTGGGATTTTACAAACGCGAAATGATCTTTCCTATCCAGCAGACATGTATCTGGAAGGGTCTGACCAATACCGTGGTTGGTTTAACTCTAGTCTCTTAACCTCTGTTGCAGTGAATGACCATGCGCCTTATAAGGAAGTCGTTTCCCAAGGTTTTGTTAATGATGGGGAAGGGCGTAAAATGAGTAAGTCATTAGGAAACACCGTGTCTCCTAATGATGTCTGTGACCAACGTGGGGCAGATATTTTGCGCCTCTGGGTGGCTTCAGTAGATTCCCGCTATGATGTCCGCATTTCTGATGATATCCTGGGTCAAGTGGCTGAGTCCTACCGGAAGATTCGGAATACCTTGCGCTTTACCCTAGGCAATCTCTTTGATTTCGATGCCGAGGAAAATTATGTCGCTTACGACGATCTTGACAGTATTGACCAATATATCTTGGTCCTACTTAATGAATTAGTCGACCATGTCATTGACTACTACAATCACTATGATTTCAACAGTATTTATCAAGAAATCATTAATTTCCTCACCCAAGTCATGTCTAGTTTCTATTTGGATTATTCCAAGGATGTCACTTATATTCTCTTAGCCGATGATCCTAAACGTCGCAACATGCAAACAGTAATGTACGAAGTATTGAAGAAGATTACTATTTTACTTACACCAATCATTCCTCATACCACGGAAGAAATTTGGTCCTACATGGGTGAAGCTGAGGACTATGTTCAATTAGCAGACTTCCCTGAAGTAGAAGACTATAGTAATGCTGAAGCATTAAAAGCAAAATGGGAAAAATTCTTTGACTTTAGAGATGATGTTAACCATAGCCTAGAAAGTGCTCGTAACGAAAAAGTGATCGGTAAGTCTTTAGAAGCCAAGGTCATTGTTTATGCTAAGGAAGATAGTCGCCAATTCTTGGAAAGCATTGGGGATGACCTAAAAACTTATCTGATTGTTTCCCAGTTAGAAATTAAAGACTATCAAGAAGCAGATAACCAAGCCAGCGATTACGAGGACTATGCCATTGCCATTGTTCCGGCTGAGGGTAAGGTGTGTGACCGTTGCCGGGGCGTTTATCCTTCAGTAGGTAGTGTTGAAGGAGCTGAAAGTCTTTGCCAACGTTGTGCTGACATCGTTCTTAATTACTTCCCTGAAGCACTAGTCAAAGAGGAAGATTAG